The Musa acuminata AAA Group cultivar baxijiao chromosome BXJ1-8, Cavendish_Baxijiao_AAA, whole genome shotgun sequence genomic sequence TGATTATAAATCAGTCTTTTTTCGTTTGTACTTAGGACTTGTGTTGATATTATTGAGGGTTTTGGCATATCTCCTAAATTTTCAGATGATCAAACATATTCCATAGCTGTGGCATCCTGGTGAAATTTTAGACAAGGTCCAGAGTGTTGTTTGAACTAGTATTCATATTCACCGTCACGTATCTAGCTAGTTTTACCTAAATTATCCATCACGTATCTAGCTAGTTTTACCTAAATTATCCATCACCTATTCATTTTATACTGACCGTAAAAAGTCGGTGGTGAGCGAAACTCGAGATCACACAAGCAAATAAGAGTTGTAGAAATTTATTACACAAGCAAATAAGAGTTGTAGAAATTTATTTCATAATAGGCAAAAGATGGAGCGATGACCTATCCACCACTAATGTCTCACGTCAAGATCATCAGCCAAAAGTAAAGTTGCGGCATTGAAGACGTGACCGTTTCGATCATTTTCTTCTGCGTAAGAAACAATTCTGTCCCAAACGCTTGCATGTTTTACGAGACAAAACATTGACAACACTTTTTCTCTCACAGACAAAAAACATATTTTACTAACAATACTCTTTTATGCCTTGTATAAGCTGCCTACGAATAAGCACTCATTACACcagaaaacaacaaaagaaagacTTCTTTACAAGTACATATGATGGCACAAACTGATTGATTGCCATTAGCAAGACCACTGACCCCCACTAAATGTGATAAGAGGAAAGGCCTGAGAGTCCTTCACTGTTAGCTGATGCCCAGAAGTGGATTGCCCTGATTGACCCAGTATGGCTTGAGAACACTTGAATCACACCTCAAAATCTCTGTTCCCAAGGCATTTTTAGGATCTCTGCTTTAACAAGAACTGCAGGACTGGATGTATCCATTCTCTGCACAACTATGTTTGTAAAGATTTTAAAATGAttcaatcatcagtaaatgtctcAATGATTACTAAAAACGTGATCCTTCTACAACATAACAAATGAATCCATGTCGCTGCAACATTAAGTCGATCTAATCTTGAATTTATAGCATGATCCTTCTATATCACACAACAAATAATAGCATTTTTCGTACCCATAgtcaaagaaaaagggaaaagataacaaatgaaaagtaaaGTTGCATAGTTTGAAAGATAGACAAAGCATAATTCTGCTGTGAATGATAGAATCCACCTTGTAAGTAGCAAGATACAGATTGACATAAAGGTAGTAAGATACTAAGCCGAACCACttccccttctttttcttcttctccattctctcctttttttttttccccaccGATTACAATCTCCTTTGGTTCTTTTAGGCTTAAGGCATGGAGGCGGTGGAAGGAAccccattcttttttttttttttgtatgttttACAATTTAATCTTTGTAATTATCTATATTTACGAATAGATCCTAATGTTTACAAATATATccttataaataattcaaaataaatCCTTACATTACAAACAAATCCTTATAAACAATTCAAAAATAAggaatattacactctccccccacccccaccctcTTAAAAGAAAATTGTTATCTTCTAAATTGTTAtacctcaatcgatgaaaagatgaaaataagttttcttcatttttttttatagctCTCAAGtagttttttcttttgttgtcagCAAAGCTTTTTTGACGACCCTAAGTAGTCTTTAATCTTTTTCTTATAGCTTGAATTTTTTcgatagtctcttgtactttgtctGGTACTAACAATTTTTTATTGTCAACATTTTTCTAACATATAAGCATTTTGCACTTTCGTACATAGAAACCTTCATAAGAAACCATCTGAATGTATGAATGATAACTATTTTTATAAGTGAATTTAATTCCCATTTTCATTCAGAAATATCTAaaagttgcaacaaacctccgggTCTTTGATGTTTTATATTGATTTGTTGACAAGTTAAACATTTTTAAACATATGTTGCAATTttattcttcatgccttcccaccaataatgacttttgaGATatttatacatcttagtgctaccaagaTGCATAGTGTACTTGAAGTTATGGCATTCCTCCAAAATTTAGTTCTTGATATTTTGATCATTAGGGTCATATACTTTATCCTTAAATCTCagtaggccatcatctgaaattaaAAAATCCGActtcaatcctttttctacttcattcctcaaataGATTAAACGTAGATCTCGTTGTTgtctttctttaatttgttgtATGAGATCAGATTGAACTTAGATAGAGGCCACCAATATCATTAGGTGTCATACTTTCCTCATAACATTCAAGTCATAATTTTCTtccaataacttccattgctaataaaacttatagattttttatAAAGTGTATTAGTTATGACATTGGCTTCACCTGCATGATAACATATGgggcaatcataatcctttatgaGTTCTATCTCTCCGTCTCCTCATATTTAACTCTTttcgaataaaaataaactttaaacTCATGTGATTagtaaatatttcaaatgttcgcccatataagtaatgtctccaaatatttagagcaaaaataattattgctaattccaaatcatgagttagatAATTTTGTTCGTAACTTTTCAATTTTCTAATAGCATAAACAATTACTTCTTTTATCCAAACACAACCGAGGCCCTTTCTCGAAGCATCTATATAAACTATAAATCCCTTGTTACCATTTGGAATATTGAGATTGGGGCACTAGTCAATTTTCATTTTAGCTCTTGAAAACTTCGCTCACAATCTTAACTCATTCAAATTTCACATTTTTTTGGGTTAATTTAGTGAGAAGACTAGCAATTTGAGAGAATCCCTCTATAAATCTCTTATAGTAACTTACcaggcccaagaaacttctaacttctgttacattcatTGGTATTTCCCATTTAACTATCCTTCCACTTTTTTTGGATCAACAAAGATGTCTTTCcctaaaatcacatggcctaaaaaGGCAACTTCATTTAACTAAAACTCATATTTACTAAATTTTGCATACTTTTCTTTTAGTATTGTCAATACATTTCTTATGTATTCTACATGCTCCTTGTTACTCCTCGAATACACTAATATATCATTagtaatacaattacacaatcattcaagagtggttgaaatatcttattcattagattcataaaagttGCATGGGCATTAGTTAAGCCAAAagacattactaagaattcatagtgactatatcgagttctaaaagctatttttgagatATTATCTTTCTTAATCTTTAATTGGTAGTAATCAAACCTCAGATCAATCTTGGAAAAAGATTTGTGCAccatgcaattgatcaaacaaatcatcaattatgggtagaggatatttattttttatgatcactTGATtcaattatttataattaatacaaagcttcaatgttctatcatttttcttaactaacAACACCGAAGCATCCTATGGTGAGACACTGGGCCAAATGAAACCCtatttaataattcttgtagttgcttctttaatttcaCTAACTTGAGTGGTGTCATTCTATAGAGATGCTTAAATATCGAGGTTGTTCcgaggaccaaatcaatagcaaattctcctACTATATTTAGAGGTAATCCGAGTAAGTCTTTCAAAAATACATTAGGGAACTCTCTAACTACTGAAATTTTATTTAGATTAGTTTCTTAATTTGAATACTTATTTACATATATAAAATAGTAAAAATAGCCCTTCTACATAAGATGATGAGCTTGAAATGTCGATATAAGGCAAAGAGATGAattatgcctaataccctcaaaataaaagatgggttgATCTGGTACGTAAAAAGTGATCACTTTTGTATAACAATTTATACTAACATAATagaaagatagtcaatccatgctaagtataatatcaaaatatcgAATCTCTACAAGAAGCAAATCAATAAAACGTTtgtgttctccaataaaaatcaaacaagatgaataGATCACGTTTattgtcaaagaatccccaacagtcGTAGttatatatagcatataatccagcgaTCTaatttgaatacccaagtgataagcaaaatattatgaaacaaaagataaattgAAACCAAGGTCAAACAAAATTTTTGCATTTCTACTAAAAAAGTGAATAATACCTTCAACCATTGACTTAGAAGCTTTGAAATCCTGTTCAGCGATAACAGACACTCTAGTACGGGTTGATGATgtaggaggcagtggctctttcttctcgtTTAGAGGACAATATTTTACTTTATGATCCAACTTCCCACAGGCAAAACAAGCTCCAATCactcgaaaacactgacttgtttcatgatttaacccGCATTTTACACATGATCGAGTCCTTTGTGGTGGCTTCTCTTTCTCAAATCTAGTTGTCTTGATCCTCTTATTaccattttttgattcatttcctctcttatttTTGTTAGTAAACTTATCTTTGTCATTCTTGTCCCTGATCTCCTGAATCTCTTCTATGTTTTTTTCGATTATCATAGCTCTTTCTACCACATCAGCATATGTTTGAAGCTTTAAGACTGATATCCAACTCCTTATTGTTGGCTTTAGTCCCCTTTCAAATCtctttgcctttctagattcatcatcagttataTAAGTAGCAAATCTGGAAAGCTCAATAAATTTAGCTTCATATtttgctactgtcaaatttccttgGACAAGATTTAAAAACTCTAATTCTTTCTGCTCTTTAATATAATCTGAGAAGTACTTTTCATTAAACTTTTCtacaaataccttccaagtgatatgCTCATGTCTAATTTCAGAAATTCTCCTTATTGTTTTCCACCAGTactcagcctctccttccaacataaaggtggcaaaagaaacctTTTGATGATCAGAgaaatttaagacatcaaatattttctccatttgcatcatccattgttctgccacCGTTGGATCAGGTTCACCACTGAAACAGGGAGGACTAAGTTTCTTAAATTGTTCTATTCCCAATCCAGTCTGATTTGAGGTCTTTGCTCCACAatttctttcttgttgaagttgTTGCATCACATTTAACATAGTCTCAAGAGTTCTCATAATCTCACTCAACTGATCAGAAGAAGATGTAGTCGAAGAACCCGATGATCTCGTCATTCTAGCTTCCTAAAAGACAGCAAAAGAAAATTTTTCATCAATCACTCTATAAAAGttactaaatctcaatatatATTGCACATCAAACATATTAAATAtcctagtgattctcaaatcatgctttgataTCATCTTTGTCACACCCCCTAAATTAATGCATTCGTGAATCTATcttatatcaaaaaaattataatccgTCCATAATCCAAATCCAAGATCCAAAatgacatttgaggacactgaaaagcaTTCAAACActattcacatatataaaacttatgcagtttataattatacaCTAGATAACTCGATAATTCACGAAACCCAAGGCTAACTCAGAAAATATCAACAAtccaaattttttaataatattttattatatgcaaaatatacttatacaacaacaaCATATCAAACCACAAATACTTGCCCAAAATGTTCTAGCTTTCTACTGCTTTAGCCCAATCCTAATATTTCAATGAGTGAAAAGTtaaattgaaaattttatataacaatagGATAAGTTACAAATCttaacaagtgactaacatatttaTAACTAGAAATGATAATTCATATAGCCTTAATATTAAGGTGCAAGGCAaggatataagaattcatagatatTATTTCatcagatacaaaatcacaaatgTTATTTCATTCGAAACATACTTTGTTCATAACAATAAAGAAAAGAGTATTTAAGCGCATATCAATGAGGTAAGAAACATTAAggtgcatatcaatggtgtaaaaAACTTTTAGGCACATATCAATGACGTAAGAAAACATTTAgccacatatcaatggcgtaagaAACATTtataagcatatcaatggcgtatgaattaTTTAGACGTATATCAATGGCGTAAGAAAtatttaggagcataacaatggAGTATGAAacatttaggagcatatcaatgacatatgaaaatcaatagtgtatgaaatatttagaagcatatcaatagtatatgaaacatttaggagcatatcaatggtatataaaaCATTTATATACATATTAAGAGAACAAATGAGAAATGTAAGCTCAAGTGTCGTATTTGACGCTACatttattttattcttatccaaagagCACATAGGAATACATAAGCAAAACTTTGGATAACATGTCAAAAAAACACAgagggtgaagtgggatcataacataatatggtccatccatttataGATGACCattaacataagtctcccacatctatGAGCTCCATCCACCTATGTTTGGATGAAGTCATAAAGGGCCGACAAAATCATTGAAGGCTCTATACATAACTCTCATTTCCATTTTTAGCAAAGGTTTACATTATCCCACAAATATTGGAATGCAAAAGGATATTGCGAGCAATAAATTTAGCATGTATAGGAAGCACATGTGcaacaataaaaacatatatatgcacatataaaacaataTAAGACAACATAAACTTTTGCATAATACATTCAGATATGATAAGAACGAATGACAAGAGATACAATAGTTCAAAGCAATCATATAAGGCTCAATTGAGGGAAGAATTCTAAATGAATTCAAATTCAAAGAGATAGAAACAATAATAGACAAAATTGACAAAAATTCTATTATGATAGAATCTGTGAGACATTttgcatgaattatttgaatAATCAATCATGCTCTCATTTACtcaagaaagatatcatttgaaagatacatcaatctacttTCAGATGAATTATGTTTCATACAAATTAGAGTATTCAACAGGAAGTTACAAGAAATTTAGTACCAAAGGTAAGAAAatattatctctgttttgcatAATCCTCAAGATcaattgaaacagatgtttgggcagACATTtgaactctaaatctttcaattaaGGTACtgaaagaaagatatacgagtctaatttctaaAGAATTAAGTTTCGTACCAATTATAGTTTCCCGCAAAGAGTTATAAGTAATTTAGTACAGAAAAGTCCGAAAATATTATCCTTGTTTTGTAAAATCCTTAAGGTAAATTAAAACAAATGTTTGGGCAGACATTTGAACTTCAAATCTTTCAAGTAAAGTATGGAAACAAAGATATACGAGTATAGTTTCCAAAGAATCAAGTTTTACCCAAATCAAAATTCAGTATAAAAAGTTATAGCTAAAACAAggcagaaaggtcagaatctcaaaaaatTCTAAATTCATAATTTTATAGATCAACAAAGTTGATATCATTTACAAAGACAAAACCCTTTAAAATACACATAATCAAGATGAAATCAGAAATAAAAATTGctgtaggaaggggttagaacacttgccttagaagagtTTGTTCCCAAATAAGAGGAATGGATCCAAAAACCCTAAGTCAAACCACttccccttctttttcttcttctctcttctccctttTTCGTCTCCACCGATTGCAGCCTTCTTTGGTTCCTTCAGGCTGAAGGCATGGAGGTAAGAGGTGGTGGAAGAAacccctttttattattttttttatatgttttacaattttgtccttgtaattatctaaatttataaatatatcctcatatttacaaataagtccttataaaCAATTCAAAATAGGTCCTTACAGTATAAGCAGGTCCTTAATCAATCAAGGACATCTTTATTTAAGTCGAAAATATATTTGTAGATGAATTCCAGTGTACACCACTCTCCTAAATGACCAAtaacccaaaaaagaaaaaaaaggcaaaaagtAGAGTGCTTCAATCAAGTCATTGTTTTTTCTTTAACATTATGAAAAGATAAATTCATAAGCCACCATTTATAAACACCATGAATTACTTCCACCATTAAGAATATAATTCAACAAATGATTCATCTAATAACTAAAGCTTTTAGATGCAATGACTTtgacaaaaaaaggaaaaggaaaagtatCAGAGCACAAGGTCTTAAATTCACACTAATCTAGGACCCGGATAAGGAGTGTTAAGAATCTAAATCACATAGATCATGTCTTGTCTGACGACCTAAGCTTTTAGATGTAATACTAAAGCTTTTAGATTTAATGGCAttagtaaaaaaatttaagatccACAGAATGAAAATTCCCTTCACATATGCCACACTCCAGCGATTGTTCTAAAAAAGAGACGCTTTGGATCTTGCCTTGATGCTGAAATTGTAGAAAGAATTCCTGGTATTAGCTTGTTGGCAATTTCGTCTCCGTATATGTTGTTCTACGCTCGACATATCTAGCGAGCCTCCCCTTCGCTTCAGCTGAACTCATGATTGCTGAGGACACTTGGAACACTCGAATAAACCACTCAAGGAGGATCAAAGGTACCGGCAAAAAATAATCAGGGAGAACATCTCACGTAACTCCGAGGAAACATCTAATGAAGCCCCCACACGAAAATTTTGGGCATAGAGCAGACAGACACCGGTATTTCATCAAAGATTATGCGATGAATCGAAAAAATTGATAACGGAGGAgaaaaaaagaacagaaaaaaaatcCGACAATCGCTAGGGTTAGATATAGAAAAAGTGCGATCGAGATGGAGATGGAGGCCAACCTTTGAGGGCAATGGCGTCGGGAAGACAACTGCGATTGTCGATTGGAAGAGTCAAGATTCGGGAGCTGGAGAGCAAGAAGAGTAGAAAGAGGACGATGTCGTGGTTAGGGTTCTTATATTGGGGCCTCCGCTTTGGCGCGGTATTCGTCGGTCGGAAGTAAGAGTTGAACGCCCGAGCCGAACCGACTCAAAACAGGGGGCCTAAGTCCACGTGGCCATTTTTCATTTGTCCGAACACCCGGCATCTCTCTTCCCATTGGTCTATTTGTGACCAGCCACGTCTACAACCGTTCCCTCGgcttttctctctttctcttctttcagAGCTCTTTTGGAAGCCGTGTGTCCACGGAGAGGAACCGCGACGCCACCGGAGAACTCGTCCTCCGATTCCTTTACAACCCTAAATCTGCCATCTTCGAACCTCTACCAAATCCTCGATCCCGCCCTTCCGCTTCGAGTTCGGATCGCCCCGAGCCCACATGGCGCCTCTGGCGAGGGGTcttctcctcctcgccctcctcctcACGCACGCTCTTTGTGCCCCCGGAGGGTACGACTCGGCCCCTCCCTGGTTCGCTTCGTTAATGGATTTGGACTTGGTTTGTTTGTGACTTTGCTGAAATTTGTTTTGTTTTTACTTGGGATGGCGGATTTTTTGGGGGTTATAGGAAGAGTTATTACGACGTGTTGCAAGTGCCGAAGGGTGCTTCTGAGGACCAGATCAAGAGGGCCTACAGGAAGCTTGCTTTGAAGTACCATCCGGATAAGAATCAAGGAAACGAAGAGGCCAACAAGAGATTTGCGGAGATCAACAATGGTGAGCGCTGTGAACTCCCTTTCCCCCCTGCAGGTCTTGTTGTTGGAACTTAACGCTGTTTTGTTCTTATTTCTCCGTACTAATTCGTTGATCCTTTTGATCTGCGTTTGCTCAGCATTCCTTCTTTTTGTCCTAGTGATCCAAGAGATTTGGCGGATTTCTGAACTTGTGAATGCTGTGATTTCGTTTTGGTTGGAATTTATGTTATCAGCTCTTACTTTTCCACTTCATTTTGCTGATCTTGGATCTATAGCGCTCAAGATTTGACCTTTTGCCTATTGATGGGTGTCAGCATATGAAGTGCTGTCCGACAGCGAGAAGAGGAAAATCTATGATCGGTATGGGGAGGAGGGTTTGAAGCAGTATGCTGGTGGGGGTGGAAGAGGTTCAGGGATGAACATTCAAGACATCTTTAATAGGTAAGCATTACTGCTTTTAAGAGTTTCTGTTTATAAATCAGAAGTATTAACTGAACAGTAAGAGCTAGCACTCTTTGGAAAACATGACTTGAGCTGCTTCACTCGATTTATTAATCAGTATATTAGGTTTGATATATAATCTCTCCTTCCTCAGTAGATCTTATGGAAACCACCAATTTGTTTCCTAATCATTGATTCAGAAGAATAGCAATAGATCATGTTGCAAAAGCATAGTTTGTAAGTGGGTTCAGTTCATTGATAGTACAAGTGTCTGTCATCTGGGGCAATAAAGAATATCATGGGGCTGTAGAGCCAACATTCTGACCCAATCCACTCCCCAATTGTTCCTGAAATAACAGAATCTCTCAAAACTGAAACTCCAACAGTAAAATTGAACACAGACATGTTCTGATAGTGAAATGAGTGAGTGATTTCTCAGTTTCATTGATTAGTTGGTTCTTAAGAAGTAGCAACCATCAAGCAGGATTATGTTGGAACCTTCTATTATTCATTGAATCAGAATATGGATTCATAGACATTATTACTTATGTATCTTATAAGTGAATGTTCATGTCCACAAAGGATAACCTTCAGTTTGTTTGCGGAAAAGTAATAATCATTTTCAGATTCTGAAAGAGTAAAAGATGACCTAATAATCCATATGCAAAATTGTAGTATCAGCATCATGGTAGATTTCTGAATGCCAAAGAAGCCAAACCATCTTTAAAATGTTTAGTATCACCAGTAGTCTCAGCCATCAATATGTAAAAGATCCATTGGAGATGCATAGAACAAGAATCATAAAGGTATGGAGGGTAAGGTTTTTTCCTACAACAGGGCATAGTGAACCATATTTTTTAAGGTTCTTTTTTTCAAGGAATGAATTATTTTCTTGCCTTAGCTTGTAAATTCTTTTCTATCTTTTCATTTTTTATAGTTGTCTTGGTCTTTTAAAATAGCTTGTAAATGTTATTTTCCTGGATCATGCTATTTTTATGGCAACTTTCAAATTTTAAGTGAATGttctttcttgaattttttttggaTCTATCCTGCAGTTGCTAAGTTTCAGCTCACTATGCTTATTACATGAATGTAACATTATGTTAATGAACAAGTATTGAGTTAAGTCTGAGCAGTATTGTTAACACTGTGATTTCTTTAGTTTCTTTGGGAATGGTCAAAatgatgaggaggaagaggtgaCACCGAAAGGTGATGATGTCGTTGTTGAATTGGATGCCACACTAGAAGATTTATATATGGGAGGCACACTAAAGGTAATTATACTTTTTAAGTATCTAGGAGCTATAGATTTTTCCTAGCTTCTTATCATTCAGAAGGAACCATTAGCCATAGTGCTTGAAATATCAGTTTTTATCTATTCATTTCCTCATGCTCTGTATACCTAACTAAGTAttgtaatatttatattttaattgagGAAAAATAGGATTTCTTACCATAACTACTATTTAGAAGTAACTAATTTCTACAGTTTCCCTTGATACTTATTTTGCTTTTTAAATGTATACCTAACTAGGTTTGGAGAGAGAAGAATGTCATCAAGCCAGCTCCTGGCAAGAGGCGCTGTAACTGCAGGAATGAAGTATATCACAGGCAAATTGCTCCAGGAATGTTCCAACAGATGACAGAGATGGTAATTTTAATGTCTATTAGCAACTTGGTTTGTCAGTGCCATGTGAAATAATTGCCTTGGCAATAGCAgccatttttttattattatgattttctTCCAAACATTTCTCAACAACTGGGCTGAATGCATAATACTTTGAAAGACCTTGGTACCCATGGTGGCTTAGGTTTGAATAGTCA encodes the following:
- the LOC135581550 gene encoding uncharacterized protein LOC135581550 isoform X2, producing the protein MSSVEQHIRRRNCQQANTRNSFYNFSIKEARMTRSSGSSTTSSSDQLSEIMRTLETMLNVMQQLQQERNCGAKTSNQTGLGIEQFKKLSPPCFSGEPDPTVAEQWMMQMEKIFDVLNFSDHQKVSFATFMLEGEAEYWWKTIRRISEIRHEHITWKVFVEKFNEKYFSDYIKEQKELEFLNLVQGNLTVAKYEAKFIELSRFATYITDDESRKAKRFERGLKPTIRSWISVLKLQTYADVVERAMIIEKNIEEIQEIRDKNDKDKFTNKNKRGNESKNGNKRIKTTRFEKEKPPQRTRSCVKCGLNHETSQCFRVIGACFACGKLDHKVKYCPLNEKKEPLPPTSSTRTRVSVIAEQDFKASKSMVEENGYIQSCSSC
- the LOC135581550 gene encoding uncharacterized protein LOC135581550 isoform X3 encodes the protein MTRSSGSSTTSSSDQLSEIMRTLETMLNVMQQLQQERNCGAKTSNQTGLGIEQFKKLSPPCFSGEPDPTVAEQWMMQMEKIFDVLNFSDHQKVSFATFMLEGEAEYWWKTIRRISEIRHEHITWKVFVEKFNEKYFSDYIKEQKELEFLNLVQGNLTVAKYEAKFIELSRFATYITDDESRKAKRFERGLKPTIRSWISVLKLQTYADVVERAMIIEKNIEEIQEIRDKNDKDKFTNKNKRGNESKNGNKRIKTTRFEKEKPPQRTRSCVKCGLNHETSQCFRVIGACFACGKLDHKVKYCPLNEKKEPLPPTSSTRTRVSVIAEQDFKASKSMVEVVQRMDTSSPAVLVKAEILKMPWEQRF
- the LOC135581550 gene encoding uncharacterized protein LOC135581550 isoform X1, yielding MSSVEQHIRRRNCQQANTRNSFYNFSIKEARMTRSSGSSTTSSSDQLSEIMRTLETMLNVMQQLQQERNCGAKTSNQTGLGIEQFKKLSPPCFSGEPDPTVAEQWMMQMEKIFDVLNFSDHQKVSFATFMLEGEAEYWWKTIRRISEIRHEHITWKVFVEKFNEKYFSDYIKEQKELEFLNLVQGNLTVAKYEAKFIELSRFATYITDDESRKAKRFERGLKPTIRSWISVLKLQTYADVVERAMIIEKNIEEIQEIRDKNDKDKFTNKNKRGNESKNGNKRIKTTRFEKEKPPQRTRSCVKCGLNHETSQCFRVIGACFACGKLDHKVKYCPLNEKKEPLPPTSSTRTRVSVIAEQDFKASKSMVEVVQRMDTSSPAVLVKAEILKMPWEQRF
- the LOC135588812 gene encoding dnaJ protein ERDJ3B-like; the protein is MAPLARGLLLLALLLTHALCAPGGKSYYDVLQVPKGASEDQIKRAYRKLALKYHPDKNQGNEEANKRFAEINNAYEVLSDSEKRKIYDRYGEEGLKQYAGGGGRGSGMNIQDIFNSFFGNGQNDEEEEVTPKGDDVVVELDATLEDLYMGGTLKVWREKNVIKPAPGKRRCNCRNEVYHRQIAPGMFQQMTEMVCEQCPNVKFEREGYFITVDIEKGMQDGQEVLFYEDGEPKIDGEAGDLKFRIQTAPHERFRREGNDLHMTVTISLLQALVGFEKTIKHLDEHPVEIGTKGITKPKEIRKFKGEGMPIHMSSKKGDLYLTYEVLFPKSLTEDQKTKIKAVLS